One Centroberyx gerrardi isolate f3 chromosome 6, fCenGer3.hap1.cur.20231027, whole genome shotgun sequence genomic region harbors:
- the sik2b gene encoding serine/threonine-protein kinase SIK2, with the protein MVMADSLQKPLIRGPVRVGFYDIERTLGKGNFAVVKLARHRITKTEVAIKIIDKTQLDAVNLEKIYREVQIMKMLDHPHIIKLYQVMETKNMLYLVTEYAKNGEIFDYLAKHGRLSELEARRKFWQILSAVEYCHNRNIVHRDLKAENLLLDGHMNIKIADFGFGNFFQPGEPLATWCGSPPYAAPEVFEGQQYEGPQLDIWSMGVVLYVLVCGALPFDGPTLPVLRQRVLEGRFRIPYFMTEDCEHLIRRMLVLDPSKRLSVAQIKEHKWMMLDVPVQRPVLYQQSVSAEGEVGVGEYSEQVLRLMHSLGIDQHKTVESLQNKSYNHFAAIYYLLVERLKAHRCSFPVEQRLDARQRRPSTIAEQTVVKSTSGSGQVGLLPQGVRLLRSPALPQTSSDAFTFPQSACPPEHSFMVEDVNTPKVNGCLLDPLPPPIVLRKSSTSSPSNMMETSIDEGIETEEPDTEDDPAQLLSAYQTARFGQRRHTLSEVTNQPGPSSQGKLFTLGHNPSLGSVDSDMGYDMGSMHSDLSLLEDPPSLSEVVLANSSAPHMTPPPFLSARPANPAMAALTSQRREAHNRSPISFREGRRASDTSLTQGLVAFRQHLQNLARTKGILELNKVQMLVEQMGSGEGAAMGPLGPQHHLHNLLEGEASKQQENLALYQGGPQPPLLSRRQSLETQYLTHRLQASVLANSPASQLFCKETPRSLEQQLQEHRLNQKRMYLQQQSQGMGLQAYFNQMQIAEGSYPPGGPALDPTASPGSPQGPPMSAAHQPQPQQQGSPQASPPFSHPQGLGPLMEPGEGLLYDPYMSHHHYTQHLSPGPHLHHQLHHPQPHEASAGGLGYSYPPGCEQQALGPSTEALYPEQYDFPLDPGPLPLPALGEVSRAEAGALAGPGQYEGLALPELQSSLLDSEMMETVDSQHGFVLVN; encoded by the exons GTGGCCATTAAGATCATTGACAAGACCCAACTGGATGCTGTCAACCTGGAGAAGATCTACAGAGAAGTCCAGATCATGAAGATGCTGGACCATCCGCACATCATCAAGCTCTACCAG gtgATGGAGACGAAGAACATGCTTTACTTGGTAACGGAGTATGCCAAGAATGGGGAGATCTTTG ACTACCTGGCAAAGCACGGCCGTCTGAGTGAGCTGGAGGCCCGGAGGAAGTTCTGGCAGATCCTATCGGCGGTGGAGTACTGTCACAACCGCAACATTGTCCACAGGGACCTCAAGGCCGAGAATCTGCTGCTGGATGGTCACATGAACATCAAGATAGCAG ACTTTGGATTTGGGAATTTTTTCCAGCCCGGGGAGCCTCTGGCCACATGGTGCGGCAGCCCGCCCTATGCTGCCCCTGAAGTCTTCGAGGGCCAACAGTATGAGGGCCCGCAACTGGACATCTGG agtatGGGGGTGGTGCTGTACGTGCTGGTGTGTGGTGCATTGCCCTTCGATGGGCCCACTCTGCCTGTGCTCCGACAGAGAGTCCTAGAGGGAAGGTTCCGCATCCCCTACTTCATGACCGAAG ACTGTGAACACCTGATCCGCAGGATGTTGGTTCTGGACCCGTCCAAGCGCCTGTCCGTGGCCCAGATCAAGGAGCACAAGTGGATGATGCTGGACGTGCCGGTGCAGAGGCCCGTTCTGTACCAACAGTCGGTGTCTGCTGAGGGCGAGGTGGGCGTCGGGGAGTACAGCGAACAGGTCCTTCGTCTGATGCACAGCCTGGGCATTGACCAGCACAAGACTGTCGAG TCTCTCCAGAACAAGAGCTACAACCACTTTGCTGCTATCTACTACCTGCTGGTGGAGAGGCTCAAGGCCCACCGCTGCAGCTTCCCCGTCGAACAGAGGCTCGATGCCCGCCAGCGACGGCCCAGCACCATCGCCGAACAGACCGTCGTCAAG tcgACCAGTGGTTCAGGCCAGGTGGGTTTGCTCCCACAGGGCGTTCGTCTGTTGCGCTCTCCTGCCCTGCCCCAAACCTCCTCCGATGCCTTCACCTTCCCTCAGTCCGCATGCCCCCCGGAGCACAGCTTCATGGTGGAGGACGTCAACACGCCCAAA GTGAACGGCTGCCTACTGGACCCCCTGCCTCCCCCCATCGTCCTCCGCAAGTCCTCCACCTCGTCGCCTAGCAACATGATGGAGACGTCGATCGACGAGGGCATTGAGACCGAGGAGCCCGACACAGAGGACGATCCTGCCCAGCTGCTCTCGGCCTATCAGACGGCTCGTTTCGGCCAGCGCCGACACACCCTCTCTGAGGTCACCAACCAACCAGGGCCTTCAAGCCAAG GTAAACTGTTTACTCTCGGCCACAACCCCTCCTTGGGTAGCGTGGACTCGGACATGGGCTACGACATGGGCTCCATGCACAGCGACCTCAGCCTGCTGGAGGACCCCCCCTCTCTCAGCGAAGTGGTACTGGCCAACAGCTCTGCCCCGCACAtgacccctccccctttcctgagCGCTCGGCCCGCCAACCCGGCCATGGCTGCCCTGACTTCCCAGCGCAGGGAGGCTCACAACCGCTCCCCCATCAGCTTCAGAGAGGGGCGCCGTGCCTCCGACACCTCGCTCACCCAAG GTCTGGTTGCGTTTCGGCAGCACCTCCAGAACTTGGCAAGGACCAAAGGCATCCTGGAGCTGAACAAGGTCCAGATGCTGGTGGAGCAGATGGGCTCTGGAGAAGGGGCTGCCATGGGCCCCCTGGGGCCGCAGCACCACTTGCACAACCTCCTGGAG GGTGAGGCATCCAAGCAGCAGGAGAACCTAGCTTTATACCAGGGTGGGCCCCAGCCACCACTCCTGTCCCGCAGACAGAGTCTGGAGACGCAGTACCTCACTCACAGGCTACAG GCCAGCGTCTTGGCTAACAGTCCTGCTAGCCAGCTCTTCTGTAAGGAGACTCCTCGAAGCTTAGAGCAACAGCTGCAGGAACACAG acTGAACCAGAAGAGGATGTACCTACAGCAGCAGTCACAGGGCATGGGACTGCAGGCCTACTTTAACCAGATGCAGATAGCGGAGGGCTCCTATCCCCCGGGAGGCCCCGCCCTGGACCCGACAGCGTCGCCCGGTTCCCCTCAGGGCCCCCCCATGTCGGCAGCCCACCAGCCGCAGCCCCAGCAGCAGGGCAGCCCTCAGGCCTCCCCCCCCTTCAGCCACCCCCAGGGCCTGGGCCCCCTGATGGAGCCGGGGGAGGGCCTGCTGTATGATCCCTACATGAGCCACCACCACTACACCCAACACCTGTCGCCCGGACCCCACCTGCACCACCAACTCCACCACCCGCAGCCTCATGAGGCCTCCGCCGGTGGCCTGGGCTACAGCTACCCCCCGGGCTGTGAGCAGCAGGCCCTGGGACCTTCCACTGAGGCACTTTACCCAGAGCAGTATGACTTCCCCCTGGACCCCGGCCCGCTGCCCCTACCTGCCCTGGGAGAGGTTTCCCGGGCCGAGGCCGGGGCTTTGGCTGGGCCCGGGCAGTACGAAGGACTGGCCCTGCCTGAGCTCCAGAGCTCGCTCCTGGACAGTGAGATGATGGAGACAGTGGACTCCCAGCATGGCTTTGTACTGGTCAACTGA